In Nyctibius grandis isolate bNycGra1 chromosome 6, bNycGra1.pri, whole genome shotgun sequence, a single genomic region encodes these proteins:
- the ANAPC10 gene encoding anaphase-promoting complex subunit 10 isoform X3: MTTPNKTPPGADPKQLERTGTVREIGSQAVWSLSSCKPGFGVDQLRDDNLETYWQSDGSQPHLVNIQFRRKTTVKTLCIYADYKSDESYTPSKISVRVGNNFHNLQEIRGVCCL, encoded by the exons ATGACTACCCCGAACAAGACACCACCTGGTGCTGATCCAAAGCAGTTAGAGAGGACTGGTACTGTTAGAGAAATAGGCTCACAAGCAGTTTGGTCACTTTCATCCTGTAAGCCAG gaTTTGGAGTGGATCAGTTACGAGATGATAATCTAGAAACTTACTGGCAGTCAGATGGATCACAGCCCCATTTGGTGAACATCCAATTTAG aagaaaaacaacagtgaaGACATTATGTATTTATGCAGACTACAAATCTGATGAAAGTTACACTCCGAGCAAAATTTCTGTCAGagtaggaaataattttcataatcTCCAGGAAATCCGG